The following coding sequences lie in one Streptomyces sp. NBC_00510 genomic window:
- a CDS encoding alkaline phosphatase family protein — protein MSGWSLPRPRRTVTALASTLGVAAASLGLWAGLGGAETAHAAGSVPNPDHVVVVMLENHAYSQVIGSSSAPYLNNTLKAGGASLTQSYGVTHPSQPNYLQIFSGGNQGVTDDGCYTPGFSSKPNLASELIAAGKSWASYNETLSSQGSTTCSSGDYARKHNPWFAFSNVPTSTAKTFAQFPTDFTTLPKVSFVTPNLCSDMHDCSVSTGDTWLKNKLGAYATWAKTHNSLLVVTFDEDNRLSGNRIPTVLYGQPVKAGSSSATTYNHYNVLRTLEDLAGLTTHAGNAASASDITGIWAS, from the coding sequence GTGTCCGGCTGGTCCCTGCCCCGTCCCCGTCGCACCGTCACCGCCCTCGCTTCCACCCTCGGCGTCGCCGCCGCCTCCCTCGGCCTGTGGGCCGGACTCGGCGGCGCCGAGACCGCCCACGCGGCCGGCAGCGTGCCGAACCCCGACCACGTGGTCGTGGTGATGCTCGAGAACCACGCCTACAGCCAGGTCATCGGCAGCTCCAGCGCCCCGTACCTCAACAACACGCTCAAGGCCGGCGGCGCCAGCCTGACGCAGTCGTACGGCGTCACGCACCCGAGCCAGCCCAACTACCTGCAGATCTTCTCGGGCGGCAACCAGGGCGTCACCGACGACGGCTGCTACACCCCCGGCTTCAGCTCCAAGCCCAACCTCGCCTCCGAGCTGATCGCCGCCGGCAAGAGCTGGGCCAGCTACAACGAGACGCTGTCCAGCCAGGGTTCCACCACCTGCAGCAGCGGCGACTACGCCCGCAAGCACAACCCGTGGTTCGCCTTCAGCAACGTCCCGACGTCGACGGCGAAGACCTTCGCGCAGTTCCCGACGGACTTCACCACCCTGCCCAAGGTCTCCTTCGTCACGCCGAACCTGTGCAGCGACATGCACGACTGCTCGGTCTCCACCGGTGACACCTGGCTGAAGAACAAGCTGGGCGCGTACGCGACCTGGGCGAAGACCCACAACAGCCTGCTCGTCGTCACCTTCGACGAGGACAACCGGCTGAGCGGCAACCGCATCCCGACCGTGCTCTACGGCCAGCCGGTCAAGGCCGGTTCGTCGTCCGCCACGACGTACAACCACTACAACGTGCTCCGCACGCTGGAGGACCTGGCGGGTCTCACCACGCACGCGGGCAACGCCGCCTCCGCCTCGGACATCACCGGCATCTGGGCGAGCTGA
- a CDS encoding ATP-binding protein yields the protein MAAQPETMPQREDVHVCALSHIPGALSVVRRRVRGVLAEWELRAEVAEDALLVISELTTNAIVHADGPASLRICWTEVEGRSALHIEVTDSGPSARPCMPGGSTDPDEHGRGLGIVGALSTRHGIRADCAGFTRWADLVTA from the coding sequence ATGGCGGCACAGCCCGAGACGATGCCGCAGCGCGAGGACGTGCACGTCTGCGCGCTGTCGCACATCCCCGGCGCCCTGTCCGTCGTGCGCCGGAGGGTACGGGGCGTGCTGGCGGAGTGGGAGCTGCGCGCGGAGGTGGCCGAGGACGCGCTGCTGGTGATATCGGAGCTGACCACGAACGCGATCGTGCACGCCGACGGCCCCGCGTCCCTGCGCATCTGCTGGACCGAGGTCGAGGGGCGCAGCGCCCTGCACATCGAGGTGACCGACTCGGGCCCGTCGGCCCGACCATGCATGCCGGGGGGATCCACCGACCCGGACGAGCACGGCCGGGGCCTCGGCATCGTGGGCGCCCTCTCCACACGGCACGGCATCCGTGCCGACTGCGCCGGTTTCACCCGCTGGGCGGACCTGGTCACCGCCTGA
- a CDS encoding GAP family protein translates to MELGQAVTNLGLPLRMTEKTRRQRRNRSHNNPLRCPGGWGTASAFLFHWITEATMGAVLGDVLGFAAAVAISPLPIIAIILILATPRGRLNGVLFTVGWILGLSALGAVMLAIASPAGASAHDHPATWVGALKLALGVFLVLFGARLWHRRPRDPSQARLPKWMGAIDRLTPVKVLGLGLALAALNAKNAPLTIAASATIGSAGLPVGQQIASLAIFVLIATLGLLAPLGVFLLGGERAKTTLGTWKDWAAQHNVAVMAVLFFVLGLKLLGDGIGILTP, encoded by the coding sequence ATGGAACTGGGACAGGCCGTCACCAATCTCGGGCTGCCACTCCGCATGACCGAGAAGACGAGAAGACAGCGGCGCAATCGATCGCACAACAACCCGTTGCGCTGCCCAGGCGGTTGGGGCACCGCTTCCGCCTTCCTGTTCCACTGGATCACGGAGGCAACCATGGGCGCAGTCCTCGGTGACGTACTGGGTTTCGCGGCCGCCGTAGCAATCAGCCCGCTCCCGATCATCGCCATCATCCTCATCCTCGCCACGCCCCGGGGACGTCTTAACGGGGTCCTCTTCACCGTCGGCTGGATCCTGGGGCTCTCGGCACTGGGCGCGGTGATGCTCGCGATCGCTTCCCCCGCAGGTGCCTCTGCCCACGATCACCCGGCCACCTGGGTGGGAGCTCTCAAGCTCGCGCTGGGCGTGTTCCTCGTCCTCTTCGGCGCCCGGCTGTGGCACCGGCGCCCGAGAGATCCCTCGCAAGCACGGTTGCCGAAATGGATGGGCGCGATAGACCGCCTTACGCCGGTAAAGGTCTTGGGACTCGGACTGGCCTTGGCAGCGCTCAACGCCAAGAACGCCCCACTGACCATCGCCGCGAGCGCCACCATTGGCTCAGCCGGGCTACCGGTCGGGCAGCAGATCGCATCGCTGGCGATCTTCGTCCTGATCGCCACCCTCGGCCTGCTGGCCCCCTTGGGAGTCTTCCTGCTCGGGGGAGAGCGAGCGAAGACCACACTCGGTACCTGGAAGGATTGGGCAGCTCAGCACAATGTTGCCGTGATGGCGGTCCTGTTCTTCGTTCTCGGGCTGAAACTGCTCGGTGACGGCATCGGCATCCTTACCCCCTGA
- a CDS encoding GNAT family N-acetyltransferase, whose amino-acid sequence MGRRFDTGFDPAKSLSASYEEMTLPDGLLLVASAQGSPMGCGALKFHPGKRIAEVKRMWASPDVRGLGLGRRILERLADEATLRGMRTLRLETNRTLAEARRLYETAGFVEVEAFSTERYAHHWFERNLER is encoded by the coding sequence TTGGGACGACGGTTCGACACCGGCTTCGACCCCGCCAAGAGCCTCTCCGCGAGTTACGAGGAGATGACGCTGCCGGACGGATTGCTCCTGGTGGCGAGCGCGCAGGGCTCTCCGATGGGGTGCGGGGCGCTCAAGTTCCACCCCGGGAAGCGGATCGCGGAGGTGAAGCGGATGTGGGCGTCCCCGGACGTTCGCGGCCTCGGCCTGGGCCGCCGCATCCTCGAGCGTCTCGCGGACGAAGCGACCCTCCGCGGGATGCGGACGCTGCGACTGGAGACGAACCGCACGCTCGCGGAGGCCAGACGCCTCTACGAGACCGCGGGATTCGTGGAGGTCGAGGCATTCAGCACCGAGCGGTACGCGCACCACTGGTTCGAGCGGAACCTCGAACGCTGA
- a CDS encoding MFS transporter yields MYVADSRGGAGTGVRDASRPGPRATAVAPTVLVLGTVSLITDVSSEMVTAVLPLYLVAGLGLSPLGFGLLDGVYNGFSALVRLAGGHLADRGGGRHKAVAAVGYGLSALCKPALLLVHSLPLIGAVLAVDRTGKGLRTAPRDALISLTSTPGTRGRAFGVHRAMDTAGALLGPLVAFLILRQAAEGYDAVFTVSFCVAAVGVLVLLLFVPGRLRGGAPVATAAPAPADAPAPSLRASVALLRRRDVRRLTVCATLLGLSTVSDSFVYLLLQHRLGVPDRWFALLPLGTAAAFLLLAMPLGRLADRVGRWRMFLAGHVALLAAYGLMLAHGPAYAVLLLHGAFYAATDGVLMAAASTAVPDELRGAGLALVQTGQATARFVASLAFGAAWTAWGDRTALTAAALALTACAVCAVYLRPAPST; encoded by the coding sequence GTGTACGTCGCGGACAGCCGCGGCGGAGCCGGCACCGGGGTCCGGGACGCGTCGCGTCCCGGACCCCGGGCCACCGCCGTCGCCCCCACCGTCCTCGTCCTGGGCACCGTCAGCCTCATCACCGACGTCTCGTCGGAGATGGTCACCGCCGTGCTCCCCCTCTACCTGGTCGCCGGACTCGGGCTCTCCCCGCTCGGCTTCGGCCTGCTCGACGGCGTCTACAACGGCTTCAGCGCCCTCGTGCGGCTGGCCGGCGGCCACCTCGCCGACCGGGGCGGCGGCCGGCACAAGGCCGTCGCGGCCGTCGGCTACGGCCTGTCGGCGCTGTGCAAGCCCGCGCTGCTCCTGGTCCACAGCCTGCCCCTGATCGGTGCCGTCCTCGCGGTCGACCGCACCGGCAAGGGACTGCGCACCGCACCGCGGGACGCACTGATCTCGCTGACCTCCACGCCCGGGACACGCGGGCGGGCCTTCGGCGTGCACCGCGCCATGGACACCGCCGGGGCGCTGCTGGGACCGCTGGTGGCGTTCCTCATCCTGCGGCAGGCCGCCGAGGGGTACGACGCCGTCTTCACGGTGAGCTTCTGCGTGGCCGCCGTGGGGGTGCTGGTGCTGCTGCTCTTCGTGCCGGGCCGCCTCCGCGGCGGAGCACCGGTCGCCACGGCCGCCCCCGCCCCCGCCGACGCGCCCGCGCCCTCGCTGCGGGCGTCCGTGGCGCTGCTGCGCCGCCGGGACGTGCGGCGGCTGACGGTCTGCGCGACGCTGCTGGGCCTGTCGACGGTGAGCGACTCCTTCGTCTACCTGCTGCTCCAGCACCGGCTCGGGGTCCCCGACCGCTGGTTCGCGCTGCTCCCCCTGGGCACCGCGGCGGCCTTCCTGCTGCTCGCGATGCCGCTGGGGCGGCTGGCCGACCGTGTGGGGCGCTGGCGGATGTTCCTGGCGGGACACGTCGCGCTGCTCGCCGCGTACGGGCTGATGCTCGCGCACGGCCCCGCGTACGCCGTCCTGCTGCTGCACGGCGCCTTCTACGCCGCCACGGACGGCGTGCTGATGGCCGCCGCCTCCACCGCCGTCCCCGACGAGCTGCGCGGTGCCGGGCTCGCCCTCGTCCAGACCGGGCAGGCCACGGCCCGCTTCGTCGCCTCCCTGGCCTTCGGCGCGGCCTGGACCGCCTGGGGCGACCGCACGGCGCTCACCGCCGCCGCGCTGGCGCTGACGGCGTGCGCGGTCTGCGCCGTGTACCTGCGCCCGGCGCCGAGCACGTGA
- a CDS encoding TOBE domain-containing protein: MALSIRNQIDGKVASVVPGEVMAVVTVRLDGGGPDFTAAVTAEAVRELGIIPGGGVTVLIKATEVSLATAPVQGLSIRNRVPGTVTAVTPGEAMATVRIGFAGGRELTAVITREALDELGVAEGAAVVALVKATDVSLAT; this comes from the coding sequence ATGGCACTGAGCATTCGCAACCAGATCGACGGCAAGGTCGCCTCGGTGGTCCCGGGCGAGGTGATGGCCGTGGTCACGGTGCGCCTCGACGGCGGGGGACCGGACTTCACGGCGGCCGTGACCGCCGAGGCCGTGCGGGAGCTCGGCATCATCCCGGGCGGCGGGGTGACCGTGCTGATCAAGGCGACAGAGGTCTCCCTCGCCACGGCCCCGGTGCAGGGCCTCAGCATCCGCAACCGGGTCCCCGGGACCGTCACCGCCGTGACGCCGGGCGAGGCCATGGCGACCGTCCGGATCGGCTTCGCGGGCGGCCGCGAGCTGACCGCCGTGATCACCCGGGAGGCCCTCGACGAGCTGGGCGTCGCCGAGGGCGCCGCGGTCGTCGCGCTGGTCAAGGCGACCGACGTGTCACTGGCGACCTGA
- the glpK gene encoding glycerol kinase GlpK encodes MVERYVMSIDQGTTSTRCILFDHRGRLVSVAQREHQQHFPRPGWVEHDALEIWRNLERIVPQALSSAEIAAEEVAAIGIANQRETTVLWDRSTGVPLGRAIVWQDTRTAPLVERLRKDPGDDFFLERCCLPPSTYFSAPRIRWLFDEVPGLGQRARDGEVLFGTMETWLIWNLTGGVDGGLHITDATNASRTMLMNIRSLTWDQDLLDFFGVPRAMLPEIHASAENYGAARTVLPGVRITAALGDQQAALFGQTCFSPGEAKCTYGTGSFLLLNTGTTMIRSRHGLLSTVAYKIDDQPTVYALEGSIAVTGSLVQWFRDRLGLISSAPEIETLALTVEDNGGCYIVPAFSGLFAPHWRSDARGVIVGLTSYITKGHLARAVLEATGWQTREVVDAMNADSSLGLKELKVDGGMTADNLLMQFIADVLDVPVVRPMVAETVSLGAAYAAGLASGYWPDLKVLRNNWHRAGQWLPDMDPERRDAEYENWQRAVERSIGWIRQPP; translated from the coding sequence ATGGTTGAACGGTATGTGATGTCCATCGACCAGGGCACCACCTCCACCCGATGCATCCTGTTCGACCACCGCGGGCGCCTGGTGTCGGTGGCCCAGCGCGAACACCAGCAGCACTTCCCCAGGCCCGGCTGGGTCGAGCACGACGCCCTGGAGATCTGGCGCAACCTCGAGCGCATCGTGCCGCAGGCGCTGTCCTCCGCCGAGATCGCGGCGGAGGAAGTCGCCGCGATCGGCATCGCCAACCAGCGGGAGACGACGGTGCTGTGGGACCGGAGCACGGGCGTGCCGCTGGGCCGGGCGATCGTCTGGCAGGACACCCGCACCGCGCCGCTCGTCGAGCGGCTGCGCAAGGACCCCGGCGACGACTTCTTCCTGGAGCGCTGCTGCCTGCCGCCCTCCACCTACTTCTCCGCGCCGCGGATCCGCTGGCTCTTCGACGAGGTGCCCGGGCTGGGGCAGCGCGCCCGCGACGGCGAGGTGCTCTTCGGGACGATGGAGACCTGGCTGATCTGGAACCTGACGGGCGGGGTCGACGGCGGTCTGCACATCACCGACGCCACCAACGCCAGCCGCACCATGCTGATGAACATCCGCTCGCTGACCTGGGACCAGGACCTGCTGGACTTCTTCGGCGTCCCCCGCGCGATGCTCCCGGAGATCCACGCCTCCGCCGAGAACTACGGCGCGGCCCGGACGGTCCTGCCCGGGGTCCGCATCACCGCCGCCCTCGGCGACCAGCAGGCGGCGCTCTTCGGCCAGACCTGCTTCTCCCCCGGCGAGGCGAAGTGCACCTACGGGACCGGCAGTTTCCTGCTGCTCAACACCGGGACCACGATGATCAGGTCCCGGCACGGGCTGCTCTCCACGGTCGCGTACAAGATCGACGACCAGCCGACGGTCTACGCCCTGGAGGGCTCGATCGCCGTCACCGGCTCGCTGGTGCAGTGGTTCCGCGACCGCCTCGGGCTGATCAGCAGCGCCCCGGAGATCGAGACCCTCGCCCTCACCGTCGAGGACAACGGCGGCTGCTACATCGTGCCCGCCTTCTCCGGTCTCTTCGCCCCGCACTGGCGCAGCGACGCCCGCGGCGTCATCGTCGGCCTCACCTCGTACATCACCAAGGGGCACCTCGCCCGGGCCGTCCTGGAGGCCACCGGCTGGCAGACCCGCGAGGTGGTCGACGCCATGAACGCCGACTCCTCACTCGGGCTGAAGGAGCTCAAGGTCGACGGCGGCATGACCGCGGACAACCTGCTCATGCAGTTCATCGCCGACGTCCTCGACGTCCCCGTGGTCCGTCCCATGGTCGCCGAGACCGTGTCCCTGGGCGCCGCCTACGCCGCCGGCCTCGCCTCCGGCTACTGGCCGGACCTGAAGGTGCTGCGGAACAACTGGCACCGCGCCGGGCAGTGGTTGCCCGACATGGACCCGGAGCGCCGCGACGCCGAGTACGAGAACTGGCAGCGCGCCGTCGAGCGCTCCATCGGCTGGATCAGACAGCCCCCGTGA
- a CDS encoding TolB-like translocation protein, whose amino-acid sequence MNTRSRLFVLLAAVAALAAVAAVSVLRAADRAAEKDRPQAGGPAVTAGAVTLAPDAPRMVFRNMAWGPHRDELATVPAGRPGAARTASDVKCLRFYAAAGTGICLQSVKGAVQDSYRAVVLDARLHELRRFPLAGIPTRARVSPSGRMVAWTVFVGGDSYAGTNFSTRTSVLDTRTWTLVKNLEDFRITREGRPYHAADVNFWGVTFSDDTHFYATLGTGGRTYLVRGDTAARSVRTLRSNVECPSLSPDGTRLVFKKRVEGLSPDAPWRLYVLDLATLRETPLAERRSVDDQVVWRDDDTVVYALAGDFGADLWTVPADGTGTARRMMTAALAPAYLG is encoded by the coding sequence ATGAACACCCGCAGCCGTCTGTTCGTGCTGCTCGCCGCCGTGGCGGCGCTGGCCGCCGTCGCCGCCGTGTCCGTGCTGCGCGCCGCGGACCGGGCGGCGGAGAAGGACCGCCCGCAGGCGGGCGGCCCCGCGGTCACGGCGGGGGCGGTAACGCTGGCGCCGGACGCGCCCCGCATGGTGTTCCGCAACATGGCGTGGGGCCCGCACCGGGACGAGCTCGCCACGGTCCCGGCCGGCCGCCCCGGGGCCGCGCGCACCGCCTCGGACGTCAAGTGCCTGCGCTTCTACGCGGCCGCGGGCACCGGCATCTGCCTGCAGTCCGTCAAGGGCGCCGTCCAGGACAGCTACCGCGCCGTCGTGCTCGACGCCCGGCTGCACGAACTGCGCCGCTTCCCCCTCGCGGGCATCCCGACCCGGGCCCGGGTCTCGCCCAGCGGGCGCATGGTCGCCTGGACGGTGTTCGTCGGGGGCGACTCCTACGCGGGCACGAACTTCTCCACCCGCACCTCCGTCCTGGACACCCGTACCTGGACCCTCGTCAAGAACCTCGAGGACTTCCGGATCACCAGGGAGGGCCGGCCGTACCACGCCGCCGACGTCAACTTCTGGGGCGTGACCTTCTCCGACGACACCCACTTCTACGCCACCTTGGGCACCGGCGGCCGCACCTACCTCGTCCGCGGCGACACCGCGGCCCGCTCCGTCCGCACGCTGCGCAGCAACGTCGAGTGCCCCTCGCTCTCGCCCGACGGCACCCGGCTGGTGTTCAAGAAGCGCGTCGAGGGCCTGTCCCCCGACGCGCCCTGGCGGCTGTACGTCCTGGACCTGGCCACCCTGCGCGAGACCCCGCTCGCGGAGCGGCGGAGCGTCGACGACCAGGTCGTCTGGCGGGACGACGACACGGTCGTCTACGCCCTCGCCGGGGACTTCGGCGCGGACCTGTGGACGGTGCCCGCCGACGGCACCGGCACGGCCCGCCGCATGATGACGGCGGCGCTGGCCCCCGCGTACCTCGGCTAG
- a CDS encoding LysR family transcriptional regulator: MDTRLLSTFLTLARTGNFTGAAAELHLSQSTVTAQIKSLEKELGVRLFDRMPRGAQLTGAGRRLMTEAEGVLEAETRLRGTAAGDARSGGTVVLGAGDTLCSTHVPRIVAALRRTHPGIDVHLHPAGSDTAVEGLRAGRLDVALLLEDQVALPDMTARPLAAEPLVLIAAPGHPLAALGRPVTWEELARETFFLHEEGCSYSDRVARELLGVRDARPRLTRFGSSAAARTCVAAGLGLGVLPRATVRTALREGTLSAVPGPGLPDVPVQLVRRRGRWTSPAVQAVLDALTEHFARHRDGGSAVE, translated from the coding sequence GTGGACACCCGACTGCTCAGCACCTTCCTCACCCTGGCGAGGACGGGGAACTTCACCGGCGCGGCCGCCGAACTGCACCTGTCGCAGTCCACCGTGACGGCACAGATCAAGTCCCTGGAGAAGGAGCTGGGCGTACGGCTCTTCGACCGCATGCCGCGCGGCGCACAGCTCACCGGGGCCGGACGGCGCCTGATGACGGAGGCCGAGGGCGTCCTCGAGGCGGAGACACGCCTGCGCGGCACGGCGGCCGGGGACGCCCGGTCCGGCGGTACCGTCGTCCTCGGCGCCGGGGACACGCTCTGCTCGACGCACGTGCCGCGGATCGTCGCCGCCCTGCGCCGCACCCACCCCGGCATCGACGTCCACCTCCACCCGGCGGGCAGCGACACGGCCGTGGAGGGACTGCGGGCCGGGCGGCTCGACGTCGCCCTGCTGCTGGAGGACCAGGTCGCCCTGCCCGACATGACCGCCCGCCCGCTCGCCGCCGAACCGCTGGTCCTCATCGCCGCCCCCGGCCACCCGCTGGCCGCGCTCGGCCGGCCCGTCACCTGGGAGGAACTCGCCCGGGAGACCTTCTTCCTCCACGAGGAGGGCTGCTCGTACAGCGACCGCGTCGCGCGCGAACTCCTCGGCGTCCGCGACGCCCGGCCGCGGCTGACCCGGTTCGGCAGCAGCGCGGCCGCCCGCACCTGCGTGGCCGCGGGCCTCGGGCTCGGCGTCCTCCCCCGCGCCACCGTCCGCACCGCCCTGCGCGAGGGCACCCTGAGCGCCGTCCCCGGGCCCGGCCTCCCCGACGTACCCGTCCAGCTCGTCCGCCGGCGCGGCCGCTGGACCTCCCCGGCGGTCCAGGCCGTCCTCGACGCGCTGACGGAGCACTTCGCGCGGCACCGAGACGGGGGCTCGGCGGTCGAGTAG
- a CDS encoding PhzF family phenazine biosynthesis protein, with amino-acid sequence MTPGTRTDVLRYTAFSSDPAGGNPAGVVLDASDLDEERMLALAAEVGYSETAFVTAADPARRRFTLRYFSPLAEVEFCGHATVATAVALAERIGPGELVFDTPAGEIPVLTAGDGEGALHATLTSVPTRSRPAEDAELDAALAALGWERGELDPALPPHVAFGGVHHLVLAAAERARLADLAYDFDALAGVMRRHGWTTVHLVWREAADRFHARDPFPVGGVVEDPATGAAAAAFGGYLRELGLVPEAARVVVRQGEDMGRPSELLVGVDPRDPRVRVTGRAVGLVTPPVTGAV; translated from the coding sequence ATGACACCTGGGACCCGCACCGACGTGCTGCGCTACACCGCCTTCAGTTCCGACCCCGCGGGCGGCAATCCGGCCGGCGTCGTCCTCGACGCGTCGGACCTCGACGAGGAGCGCATGCTCGCCCTCGCCGCCGAGGTCGGCTACTCCGAGACGGCGTTCGTCACGGCTGCGGACCCCGCCCGCCGGCGGTTCACCCTGCGCTACTTCAGCCCCCTCGCCGAGGTCGAGTTCTGCGGCCACGCGACCGTCGCGACCGCCGTCGCGCTGGCGGAGCGCATCGGCCCCGGTGAGCTGGTCTTCGACACCCCGGCGGGGGAGATCCCCGTGCTGACGGCCGGTGACGGCGAGGGGGCGCTGCACGCCACGCTCACCAGCGTGCCGACCCGCTCGCGTCCGGCCGAGGACGCCGAGCTGGACGCGGCGCTCGCCGCGCTGGGCTGGGAGCGGGGCGAGCTGGACCCCGCGCTGCCGCCGCACGTGGCCTTCGGAGGGGTCCACCATCTGGTGCTGGCCGCCGCGGAGCGGGCCCGGCTGGCGGACCTGGCGTACGACTTCGACGCGCTGGCCGGCGTCATGCGCCGCCACGGGTGGACCACGGTGCACCTGGTGTGGCGGGAGGCCGCGGACCGCTTCCACGCCCGCGACCCCTTCCCGGTGGGCGGGGTCGTCGAGGACCCCGCGACCGGCGCTGCCGCGGCGGCGTTCGGCGGTTACCTGCGCGAGCTCGGCCTGGTGCCGGAGGCGGCCCGGGTGGTCGTGCGGCAGGGCGAGGACATGGGCCGCCCGAGCGAGCTGCTCGTCGGCGTCGACCCGCGGGACCCGCGCGTCCGGGTGACCGGCCGGGCGGTGGGCCTGGTCACGCCACCGGTCACGGGGGCTGTCTGA
- a CDS encoding IclR family transcriptional regulator: MAGPLQSIERAAAILRLLAGGPRRLGLGEVAGSLGLAKGTAHGILRTLQHVDFVEQDPATGKYQLGAALLHLGTSYLDVNELRSRSINWADALAARSGEAVRLGTPLEGQVLVVHHVFRPDDSLQTLDVGALLPLHASSLGKILLAYGAAPLEPLLKEELEAYTRHTLVVPEDLTRALAEVREQGWAPEVQEMSMGEAGVSAPIRGSGGLVVGAIGLSGPVERICDSKGRPLASLVTLLREAARAISRDLGAARW, translated from the coding sequence ATGGCCGGCCCGCTCCAGTCCATCGAACGGGCGGCGGCGATCCTCAGGCTCCTGGCCGGCGGTCCCCGCCGGCTCGGGCTGGGCGAAGTGGCCGGCTCGCTCGGGCTGGCGAAGGGAACCGCCCACGGCATCCTGCGCACCCTCCAGCACGTGGACTTCGTCGAGCAGGACCCGGCGACCGGGAAGTACCAGCTCGGGGCGGCCCTGCTGCACCTGGGCACCAGCTACCTGGACGTCAACGAACTGCGGTCCCGGTCGATCAACTGGGCCGACGCGCTGGCCGCCCGCAGCGGCGAGGCGGTACGCCTCGGCACCCCGCTGGAGGGTCAGGTGCTCGTCGTCCACCACGTCTTCCGGCCCGACGACAGCCTGCAGACGCTCGACGTCGGAGCCCTGCTGCCGCTGCACGCCTCCTCGCTCGGCAAGATCCTGCTGGCGTACGGGGCGGCACCGCTGGAGCCGCTGCTGAAGGAGGAACTGGAGGCGTACACCCGGCACACCCTGGTGGTCCCGGAGGACCTGACCCGGGCACTCGCCGAGGTCCGCGAGCAGGGCTGGGCGCCGGAGGTGCAGGAGATGTCGATGGGCGAGGCCGGGGTCTCGGCGCCGATCCGCGGGTCGGGCGGCCTCGTCGTGGGCGCGATCGGCCTGTCCGGCCCGGTCGAGCGGATCTGCGACAGCAAGGGCCGCCCGCTGGCGTCCCTGGTCACGCTGCTCCGCGAGGCCGCGCGGGCGATCTCCAGAGACCTGGGTGCCGCCCGCTGGTGA